In one Sporomusa sphaeroides DSM 2875 genomic region, the following are encoded:
- a CDS encoding flagellar protein FlgN: MTAVWDKLILLLTQNLQIYQALLRLSQKKREVLVAVNPQDLEQLTKQEEMLIIEAGKLEKLRQTLTGELAAALGLPPGQTALAVLIEQAEVETAAKLRAISETFTEVTAELVELNAVNEKLIKQSLDYINYNINILSQSTAEPTYAPKGQPDTGRAGKSMFDAKA, from the coding sequence GTGACAGCTGTGTGGGATAAACTTATACTTCTTTTAACCCAGAATCTTCAAATCTACCAGGCGTTGCTGCGACTGAGTCAGAAAAAACGCGAAGTTCTGGTAGCGGTCAACCCGCAGGACCTTGAGCAACTGACCAAACAGGAGGAAATGCTCATCATTGAAGCCGGCAAATTGGAGAAACTGCGCCAAACGCTGACCGGCGAGCTTGCGGCGGCTCTGGGACTGCCTCCCGGCCAGACGGCCCTGGCAGTGCTTATTGAGCAGGCCGAAGTGGAAACTGCCGCTAAACTGAGAGCCATCAGCGAGACTTTTACCGAAGTGACTGCCGAACTGGTAGAACTCAATGCGGTTAATGAAAAACTGATTAAACAATCCCTGGATTATATTAACTATAACATCAATATCCTAAGCCAAAGCACAGCCGAGCCCACCTATGCGCCCAAAGGGCAGCCGGATACCGGCAGGGCGGGTAAGTCCATGTTTGATGCCAAGGCATAG
- a CDS encoding ATP-dependent RecD-like DNA helicase — MDNNLEGIVENITFQAADGSFTVFRLKPGNETATVAVTGSFPPPLVGEQVKLTGEWVEHARYGRQFKAAACRRIQPTSEQGIERFLASGAVKGVGPAMAARLIKHFGVRTLEIIELYPHRLAEVEGIGSKKLEQIRQSYAEQAELKEVMLFLEMHGVTSAYAVRIFACYGSDSVAVLQTDPYRMAEEVKGIGFRIADQIAGALGFDRDHPSRLAAGVQFALLMTGQAGHCCVPEEVLTEETAKLLNIEQTEIAAVVRQQIERGKLYTEDFHGVTLIYPRYLYRAEKLVTDRLLLLKEKAKPLEGIDPEALVDQWEAAAGVTLAAAQRQALAAAMTHGVLVLTGGPGTGKTTTVKGILALLEQQGLKIVLGAPTGRAAKRLAETSGRGAMTIHRLLEAGGGADDEPIFARDELNPLDADAVIVDETSMMDMLLTSYFLQAVPDGCRVVLVGDVDQLPAVGPGSVLKDIIRSGAIPVVRLTEVFRQAGESMIVLNAHRINRARLPEFGSNDFQFREMPDSESAAKAIVELCQTELTQEGFDSWRDVQVLSPMHRQPCGVENLNRLLQAALNPPKDGKDYIQSVNQVLREGDKVMQVRNNYTKRVFNGDIGYILAIADGKVLVRYPEDDVVYDKGEHDELTLAYAMSVHKSQGSEYPVVVMPLTPGHHIMLQRNLLYTAVTRAKERVILLGTKAALNTAVMSDRTRRRYSLLAERLQGEALC, encoded by the coding sequence GTGGATAATAATCTAGAAGGTATTGTAGAGAATATAACATTTCAGGCAGCCGATGGCAGCTTTACGGTATTTCGCCTTAAGCCGGGCAATGAAACGGCAACCGTGGCCGTAACCGGCAGTTTTCCTCCGCCGCTTGTCGGTGAACAAGTGAAGCTGACCGGAGAATGGGTGGAGCATGCCCGTTACGGACGGCAGTTCAAAGCCGCAGCCTGCCGGCGTATTCAGCCAACCTCCGAGCAGGGCATAGAGCGGTTTCTGGCATCAGGGGCCGTCAAAGGCGTTGGCCCGGCTATGGCTGCCCGGCTGATCAAGCATTTTGGCGTGCGGACGCTGGAGATTATTGAACTTTACCCCCACCGCTTAGCCGAAGTAGAGGGGATCGGCAGCAAGAAGCTGGAACAAATCCGCCAGTCCTATGCCGAGCAGGCCGAGCTGAAGGAAGTTATGCTATTTTTAGAAATGCATGGTGTCACCAGCGCCTACGCTGTCCGAATTTTTGCCTGTTACGGCTCAGACTCGGTTGCCGTGCTTCAGACAGACCCCTATAGAATGGCGGAAGAGGTAAAAGGTATTGGCTTTCGTATTGCCGACCAGATTGCCGGCGCCTTAGGCTTTGACCGGGACCATCCTTCACGGCTGGCGGCAGGAGTGCAGTTTGCGCTGCTCATGACCGGGCAGGCCGGTCACTGCTGCGTGCCGGAGGAGGTACTTACCGAAGAAACGGCCAAACTCCTCAATATTGAGCAAACCGAGATCGCCGCCGTTGTCAGACAGCAAATTGAGCGCGGGAAGTTGTATACCGAGGATTTCCATGGTGTGACCCTGATATACCCGCGTTATCTCTACCGGGCCGAAAAGCTGGTGACAGACCGCCTGCTCCTGCTCAAGGAGAAAGCCAAGCCCCTGGAGGGCATTGACCCGGAGGCGTTGGTGGACCAGTGGGAGGCAGCTGCCGGAGTTACCCTGGCAGCGGCGCAGCGCCAGGCACTGGCGGCCGCTATGACCCATGGGGTGCTGGTATTAACCGGTGGACCGGGAACAGGGAAGACGACGACCGTTAAAGGCATTTTAGCGCTGCTGGAACAGCAGGGATTAAAAATCGTATTAGGCGCACCCACCGGCCGGGCTGCCAAACGGCTGGCCGAGACCAGCGGGCGCGGGGCTATGACCATCCACCGCTTGCTCGAAGCTGGGGGTGGGGCCGATGATGAGCCGATATTTGCCCGGGATGAGCTAAACCCGCTGGATGCGGATGCCGTAATTGTCGATGAGACCTCCATGATGGATATGCTTTTAACCAGTTATTTTCTGCAGGCTGTACCGGACGGCTGCCGGGTGGTGCTGGTGGGTGATGTTGATCAGCTGCCGGCGGTTGGACCAGGCTCGGTACTCAAGGATATCATCCGGTCGGGCGCCATCCCGGTGGTGCGGCTCACTGAAGTCTTCCGCCAGGCAGGCGAAAGCATGATCGTGCTCAACGCCCACCGGATTAACCGGGCACGTTTGCCTGAATTCGGCAGTAATGATTTTCAGTTTCGCGAAATGCCTGACAGTGAGTCGGCCGCCAAGGCCATTGTCGAGCTCTGCCAAACCGAGCTGACTCAGGAAGGCTTTGATAGCTGGCGCGATGTTCAGGTGCTTTCCCCCATGCACCGCCAGCCCTGCGGGGTCGAGAATCTGAACCGGCTGCTGCAGGCGGCGCTCAATCCGCCTAAGGACGGCAAGGACTACATCCAGAGTGTCAACCAGGTGCTGCGGGAAGGCGATAAAGTCATGCAGGTTCGCAACAATTATACCAAACGGGTTTTTAACGGCGATATTGGCTACATCCTGGCCATTGCCGATGGCAAGGTGCTTGTCCGCTATCCGGAAGATGATGTAGTGTACGACAAAGGCGAACATGATGAGCTAACCCTGGCCTATGCCATGAGTGTTCACAAGAGTCAGGGCAGCGAGTATCCGGTTGTCGTCATGCCGCTTACGCCGGGCCATCATATTATGCTGCAGCGCAATCTCTTATACACCGCCGTTACCCGGGCCAAAGAGCGGGTCATATTGCTGGGCACCAAGGCAGCGCTTAACACCGCGGTCATGAGTGACCGGACCCGCCGCCGCTATTCGCTGCTGGCCGAACGCCTCCAGGGTGAAGCCTTATGCTAA
- the flgM gene encoding flagellar biosynthesis anti-sigma factor FlgM has protein sequence MNIKNIQNIAKVYGEQTKVSKGAKSQGVSPTQRPDEVILSSHAQEVSQHLRAIKNMPEVREAKVQEFSDKIATGQYKVDSRELAERIIAYSKNERVF, from the coding sequence ATGAATATAAAAAATATCCAAAATATTGCCAAAGTCTATGGTGAACAAACCAAAGTGTCCAAAGGCGCTAAGAGCCAGGGCGTAAGTCCGACTCAGCGTCCGGATGAAGTCATTTTGTCCAGTCATGCTCAGGAAGTAAGCCAGCATCTCCGGGCGATAAAAAACATGCCTGAAGTCCGGGAGGCCAAAGTGCAGGAATTCTCGGATAAGATAGCTACAGGTCAGTATAAGGTCGACTCGCGGGAGCTTGCCGAAAGAATCATTGCCTATTCGAAAAATGAGCGCGTGTTTTAG
- a CDS encoding flagellar protein, giving the protein MGLANCSECGKVYVENAARVCPECYRRQEDDAEKVVEYLRDIDKATLEEIHQATGVKHKIILRLLRSGRIMGSAISYPCETCGTLIDEGRLCDKCSKNILDQIHTDDQHEKHEPQNSQRQRSRMYGKVLGDK; this is encoded by the coding sequence ATGGGACTTGCGAATTGTTCGGAATGTGGCAAGGTTTATGTCGAAAATGCAGCAAGGGTTTGTCCGGAATGTTACCGCAGGCAAGAAGATGATGCAGAAAAGGTAGTAGAGTATCTGCGCGATATAGACAAAGCTACTCTCGAAGAAATCCACCAAGCCACCGGCGTGAAACACAAGATTATATTGCGCCTGCTGCGCAGTGGCCGCATCATGGGCAGTGCGATTTCTTATCCCTGTGAAACCTGTGGAACCTTGATTGACGAGGGACGCTTGTGCGATAAATGCAGTAAAAATATCCTGGATCAGATACATACGGACGACCAGCACGAAAAGCATGAACCGCAAAATTCACAGCGCCAGCGTTCGCGGATGTATGGAAAAGTCTTGGGAGATAAATAA
- a CDS encoding ComF family protein encodes MLTDWLEALLELIFPRRCPSCRQWAGSSYGWCQVCLDKIVTIRQVSLAIHKLQWLDACLTVTDYSGQVQRLIRDMKFRRITRQATKLGYLLDYGVTAERYRGIDAVVPVPLHFGRLKERGFNQTALIFKPWALRRNLAWVEALARTTPTLPQWELRLKERRKNIKGAFTVTRPKLVAGKSILLVDDIFTSGLTMDECAKALKKSGALAVTGLALASGAR; translated from the coding sequence ATGCTAACCGATTGGCTGGAAGCTCTGCTCGAATTGATTTTCCCCAGGCGCTGTCCGTCCTGCCGGCAATGGGCCGGCAGCAGCTACGGCTGGTGCCAGGTGTGTCTTGATAAGATCGTTACCATCAGGCAGGTTTCACTGGCTATACATAAGCTGCAGTGGCTGGATGCCTGCCTGACGGTGACCGACTATAGCGGTCAGGTGCAGCGCCTGATCCGTGACATGAAATTTCGCCGCATCACCCGCCAGGCTACTAAGCTGGGATACCTGCTGGACTATGGCGTAACGGCAGAGCGATACCGCGGTATTGATGCAGTAGTGCCTGTGCCGCTCCACTTCGGCCGTCTCAAAGAGCGCGGCTTCAACCAGACCGCCCTTATTTTCAAACCCTGGGCACTAAGGCGAAACCTGGCCTGGGTCGAGGCACTTGCCCGTACAACTCCTACCCTGCCCCAATGGGAGCTTCGCCTAAAAGAACGCCGCAAAAACATAAAAGGCGCGTTTACCGTAACGCGCCCTAAATTAGTAGCGGGGAAAAGTATCCTGTTGGTTGATGATATCTTCACAAGCGGACTGACTATGGATGAATGTGCAAAAGCGCTCAAAAAATCCGGGGCGCTGGCGGTTACGGGACTGGCACTGGCCAGCGGGGCGCGGTGA
- the fliW gene encoding flagellar assembly protein FliW: MRIKSTRFGELDITESQLIQFPHALPGFPEEKEFALLPYQPDSPFFFLQSLSEPDLTFVIAEPFSFFPDYSFALDDAVAAELGIADDNKPKIFNIIRIPEKAEEMTANLLAPILINTHARQAIQIVLEKSHYTVRHRLFPRGLPAPTGKGGE; this comes from the coding sequence ATGCGCATCAAGTCCACCCGCTTTGGCGAATTAGATATTACTGAGAGCCAGCTTATCCAGTTTCCCCATGCCCTTCCCGGCTTTCCCGAAGAAAAGGAGTTTGCCCTCCTGCCCTATCAGCCGGACAGTCCTTTTTTCTTTCTCCAGTCGCTCAGTGAGCCTGATTTGACCTTTGTTATTGCCGAGCCCTTTAGTTTTTTCCCTGATTACAGCTTTGCTCTGGACGATGCAGTTGCAGCCGAATTGGGAATAGCTGACGATAACAAGCCCAAAATCTTCAATATCATCCGTATTCCTGAAAAAGCTGAGGAAATGACTGCCAATCTTCTGGCACCTATTCTGATTAACACCCATGCCCGCCAAGCAATCCAAATTGTCCTGGAAAAGTCCCACTACACGGTGCGCCACCGTCTCTTTCCCCGGGGACTTCCCGCTCCAACCGGGAAAGGGGGCGAGTAG
- a CDS encoding flagellar protein FlaG: protein MDIQTTTLGKGSHTSLSFAAAKTTGEAGVNTKPELQTELIADEANKQPGTQVQTKLEQDVAKATDNLNKIMQLINADLKFEIHEKTQRLMVRLVDTKTDKVLKEFPPHELLDTLGAIREYIGILLDKKA, encoded by the coding sequence ATGGATATTCAGACCACTACCCTGGGCAAAGGAAGCCATACCTCATTATCTTTTGCTGCAGCCAAAACCACCGGCGAAGCAGGCGTGAATACGAAGCCCGAATTACAGACTGAGCTCATTGCGGATGAGGCAAATAAACAGCCTGGGACCCAAGTTCAGACAAAACTTGAGCAGGATGTTGCCAAGGCAACAGATAATCTCAATAAAATCATGCAGTTGATTAACGCCGACCTTAAGTTTGAAATTCATGAAAAAACTCAGCGGCTGATGGTGCGTCTTGTGGATACCAAAACAGACAAAGTGCTGAAGGAATTCCCGCCGCATGAACTTTTGGATACTCTTGGGGCAATCCGGGAGTATATAGGAATCTTGCTGGATAAAAAGGCGTAA
- the fliS gene encoding flagellar export chaperone FliS, translating into MNAANTANVYKNQQIMTASPEELTLMLYNGAIRFITESMQAIEQGNLERANAANLRAQDIVREFMCTLDMQYEISQNYYKLYDYIEYRLIQANIKKDKSQLEEAKSLLTELRDTWMQAMKLARGQQQAAAK; encoded by the coding sequence ATGAATGCGGCAAACACCGCCAATGTGTACAAAAATCAGCAAATCATGACAGCTTCGCCTGAGGAACTGACATTGATGCTATATAACGGAGCCATTCGTTTTATCACGGAGAGCATGCAGGCCATTGAGCAAGGCAACCTGGAAAGAGCCAATGCCGCCAATCTGAGGGCCCAGGATATTGTGCGTGAATTTATGTGCACACTGGATATGCAGTACGAGATATCCCAGAACTATTATAAGCTATATGATTATATTGAATACCGCTTGATTCAGGCCAATATCAAAAAGGATAAAAGCCAGCTGGAAGAGGCAAAAAGTCTGCTGACAGAGCTGCGCGATACCTGGATGCAAGCCATGAAGCTGGCCCGGGGGCAGCAGCAGGCTGCTGCTAAATAA
- a CDS encoding HD-GYP domain-containing protein, whose product MLISKERQFVVYMLTLMQDPEIYATDTETVNGIIANFMQLIQLKNAKLFLHSHQVANYAVSVAAKMRLPREEIERIRLAALLHDVGQITVPNQVLAKVPYLSTREMSVYKNHCNAGSCMLENIPSCQELIPYIRFHHERFDGTGYPKRLKGVNIPLGARIIAVANHYDRFINPCTQHWVKTKGEAVRELLSLSGMAFDPEVVRAFIDALG is encoded by the coding sequence ATGCTGATCTCCAAGGAAAGGCAGTTTGTCGTGTATATGCTAACGCTGATGCAGGACCCCGAAATTTATGCCACTGATACTGAAACAGTCAATGGCATAATTGCCAATTTTATGCAGCTTATTCAATTAAAGAATGCCAAACTATTTTTGCACAGCCATCAGGTAGCCAATTATGCGGTCAGTGTTGCCGCAAAAATGAGGCTTCCGCGGGAAGAAATTGAGCGCATCCGTTTGGCCGCATTGTTACATGATGTGGGGCAGATTACCGTGCCCAATCAGGTGCTGGCCAAAGTGCCTTATTTGTCGACCCGTGAGATGAGTGTGTATAAAAATCATTGCAATGCCGGCAGTTGCATGTTGGAAAATATCCCTTCCTGCCAGGAGCTTATTCCCTATATCCGTTTTCACCATGAACGTTTTGACGGCACAGGCTATCCTAAGCGGCTAAAAGGCGTAAACATCCCGCTCGGTGCACGCATTATCGCGGTAGCCAATCACTATGACCGGTTTATTAACCCGTGCACACAGCATTGGGTTAAGACCAAGGGCGAAGCGGTCCGCGAGCTCTTAAGCCTGTCCGGTATGGCCTTTGATCCGGAGGTTGTCCGGGCGTTTATTGACGCGCTGGGATAA
- a CDS encoding DUF6470 family protein: MLTLNISTQPAKTSITTTRADMGLTTTRPQLRIDTEPATVEISQPKGELEIDWEAFRASYGKKTNIRLARDNADLGRQTAFDTIARIAQEGDRLMNAEVSGEDPIPAMAAEANTQLPPEVTWARLEPPVIRYTAHQPIFKPTPGRLTIDVIPGKVNMDFRPATVDIRMVQYPSIKMWVTDNSVDISA, from the coding sequence ATGCTTACCCTTAACATTTCTACCCAGCCTGCCAAAACAAGCATAACGACAACCCGCGCCGATATGGGGTTGACTACCACCCGGCCGCAGCTTCGTATCGACACCGAACCGGCAACTGTCGAAATCAGTCAGCCAAAAGGTGAGCTGGAAATTGACTGGGAAGCTTTTCGCGCTTCGTACGGTAAGAAAACCAACATACGGCTGGCGCGGGATAATGCCGATTTAGGCCGCCAGACGGCTTTTGATACCATTGCCCGTATAGCACAGGAAGGGGATCGCCTGATGAACGCCGAAGTATCCGGTGAAGACCCTATACCGGCCATGGCGGCAGAGGCTAACACCCAGCTCCCACCGGAGGTTACCTGGGCTCGCCTGGAACCGCCGGTCATTCGCTACACAGCTCACCAGCCCATTTTTAAGCCAACGCCCGGGCGTCTTACCATTGACGTAATTCCAGGCAAGGTCAACATGGACTTCCGGCCGGCGACCGTCGATATCCGGATGGTTCAATACCCCAGCATCAAAATGTGGGTGACAGATAACTCGGTAGATATTAGCGCGTAG
- the csrA gene encoding carbon storage regulator CsrA codes for MLALTRKVGERIVIDNNIILTIVDIKGDSIRLAIDAPKEVRIYRGELYDAIVAENRQSASPAVLPGSDILQKIKLP; via the coding sequence ATGCTGGCTCTCACTCGCAAAGTCGGTGAACGTATTGTAATTGACAATAATATTATCCTGACAATTGTTGATATCAAAGGCGACAGCATTCGTCTGGCCATAGACGCTCCCAAAGAAGTGAGAATATACCGCGGGGAGCTTTATGACGCTATTGTCGCTGAAAATAGGCAATCCGCCAGCCCGGCTGTTTTGCCCGGAAGCGACATATTACAGAAGATTAAGCTGCCGTAA
- the flgL gene encoding flagellar hook-associated protein FlgL encodes MRVSTNMLSFNFMISLNKNLGRQNKIQQQLSDGKALHRPSDDPVKTIRSLRFNINLKENEQYTQHVKDSISWMETTDGAMSDLSSLTIRAKELVVKSVSVNPDMALDAIANELDGIINQMIEIGNTKIGDRYVFAGQNDKIQPFQRRMVTAADGTQTEAVVYSGDTNKISMRIQPGVVTPSQDSVNLTGEDVFGFHTITENGKEIQTAQVLNDLIRVKEALKGQTSAKSNPSGGDISQTSADAHNAFTLRIEEVDGAGLPTKVSYSIDGGVTWESSGGIPPNPKIAIDGTGKVTITDTDGLGTATVEYQLTAAAANKTGDTYTLPHTASDRDLQWLSKSGLYLVDNAHSHILQAQTEMGARMSMYIQAQALLEKNNVVITEDVSANEDLDIAKAIIDFKTSESIYRAALSVGAKLMPPSLVDFMS; translated from the coding sequence ATGCGAGTAAGCACTAACATGCTGTCCTTCAATTTCATGATTAGCTTAAATAAAAACCTCGGACGTCAAAACAAAATTCAGCAGCAGCTTTCCGATGGCAAAGCCCTGCACCGCCCGTCCGATGATCCTGTTAAAACCATCAGGAGCCTCAGGTTTAATATTAACCTCAAGGAAAATGAACAATATACCCAGCATGTCAAAGACTCTATTTCCTGGATGGAAACAACCGATGGCGCCATGAGTGATCTGAGCTCGCTGACTATTAGGGCCAAAGAACTGGTTGTTAAATCCGTATCGGTCAACCCTGATATGGCGCTGGATGCTATTGCCAATGAGCTTGACGGCATTATCAACCAGATGATTGAAATCGGCAACACCAAGATCGGTGATCGCTATGTTTTTGCCGGACAGAACGATAAAATTCAGCCTTTTCAGCGGCGTATGGTGACAGCCGCTGACGGAACACAGACAGAAGCTGTTGTGTATTCCGGTGATACCAACAAAATATCCATGCGTATTCAACCAGGTGTTGTTACCCCCTCGCAGGACAGCGTAAATCTTACCGGAGAAGATGTTTTCGGTTTTCATACGATTACGGAGAATGGCAAAGAAATACAAACCGCCCAGGTGCTGAACGATCTTATCAGAGTTAAAGAAGCCTTGAAAGGCCAGACCTCGGCAAAAAGCAATCCGTCAGGCGGGGATATTAGCCAAACCTCTGCTGATGCGCATAATGCATTTACTTTGAGAATTGAAGAAGTGGATGGGGCCGGTCTGCCAACAAAAGTGTCCTATTCTATTGACGGGGGCGTTACCTGGGAGAGCAGCGGCGGTATTCCTCCTAATCCTAAAATCGCAATTGACGGAACGGGCAAGGTCACCATAACCGATACAGATGGTTTGGGGACAGCAACTGTTGAGTATCAATTGACTGCAGCTGCTGCCAACAAAACCGGTGACACCTACACTCTCCCGCATACTGCTTCAGACCGGGATTTGCAGTGGCTCTCCAAATCAGGCCTATACCTGGTAGATAATGCCCACAGCCATATCCTTCAGGCCCAGACCGAAATGGGAGCCCGGATGTCCATGTACATCCAAGCCCAGGCGTTGCTGGAAAAAAACAATGTTGTTATTACCGAGGATGTATCGGCTAATGAGGATCTTGACATTGCCAAAGCCATTATTGATTTCAAAACCAGTGAAAGCATTTATCGCGCCGCTTTGTCGGTCGGTGCCAAGCTTATGCCGCCGTCGCTTGTTGATTTTATGAGCTAA
- the flgK gene encoding flagellar hook-associated protein FlgK, translated as MRSTFSGLNTVVLGLNAQKMSLDTVGHNIANANTPGYSRQRVNLVTSAPQAVYTGIGKVQIGTGVLTESIVRIRNSFIDQQMWKETSTLGYGQTILDTLGQVEGVFQEPTETGMQTVLDKFWKAWNTLSTNGSDNGARTALRERGVEVVDAIQQANTQLRSMVGDINTVIGIRVDTINQITEEMLSLNKQIVRVEMGGSAHANDLRDRRDYLVDQLSQIINVRVTEDKAGNYTVQSSGLVLVDGYANNKLKAESRKDPDYGYEVVDVKDAATSTVINFTGGELKGLIDSRDKTSADSAGDARDSDISVKAYLNKLSTMSQFLLQEFNAVHRDGYGINNDPNDNTGYNFFGAAGNGAATDYNNSNNYDALFGPGYDSVDHPGVPRAQLWIDALTMNADLFNPADGLSRIAAKTMVGSLDITQGNPAGGKAVIGGNYTGSAVTPSYEVRIDGRDPVTGAVTQISYQIKDTDGTILGNGTLSADPNQVAEPKQFVLGDGITIRINSDSDNAVGDTYTFTIPKEPQGNAAGDNAINLGNRLKVDVSSLLGGSSLDTFYGSMIGALGVQTQNAERLTENQLTLVNQINNWRQSVSGVNMDEEISDMIRFQKGYNAAARVLTTMDEMLDKLINGTGVVGR; from the coding sequence ATGCGCTCAACATTTAGCGGTCTGAATACTGTGGTACTAGGGCTTAACGCTCAGAAGATGTCCCTTGACACCGTTGGGCATAACATCGCCAATGCCAATACCCCTGGTTATTCCCGGCAGCGAGTCAACCTTGTCACCTCAGCCCCGCAAGCCGTCTATACCGGTATTGGCAAGGTGCAGATCGGCACCGGTGTTCTCACCGAGTCGATTGTACGAATCCGGAACAGCTTTATCGATCAGCAGATGTGGAAAGAGACTTCCACGCTGGGCTATGGTCAGACTATATTAGATACCCTGGGGCAGGTGGAAGGCGTATTCCAGGAGCCTACTGAAACCGGCATGCAAACCGTGCTTGATAAATTTTGGAAGGCGTGGAATACTTTATCGACCAACGGGTCGGATAATGGTGCCAGAACCGCCTTGCGCGAACGGGGCGTTGAAGTGGTGGATGCCATTCAGCAAGCCAATACGCAACTAAGAAGCATGGTAGGCGATATCAATACCGTTATTGGTATCCGGGTGGACACAATTAATCAAATCACCGAAGAGATGTTGTCCTTAAACAAGCAGATTGTCCGCGTCGAAATGGGCGGCAGCGCACATGCCAATGACTTGCGTGACCGGCGGGATTATCTTGTGGACCAGTTATCGCAGATTATCAACGTCCGGGTAACGGAAGACAAGGCAGGAAACTATACGGTGCAATCCTCCGGCCTGGTATTGGTGGACGGTTATGCCAACAATAAACTGAAAGCCGAATCACGCAAGGATCCGGATTATGGCTATGAAGTGGTCGATGTTAAAGATGCGGCAACCAGCACCGTCATTAACTTTACCGGCGGTGAACTTAAAGGGCTGATCGATTCCCGAGATAAGACGTCGGCAGATTCGGCAGGCGATGCCCGCGACAGCGATATCAGCGTCAAAGCGTATCTGAACAAGTTGTCCACGATGAGTCAGTTTCTGCTGCAGGAATTTAACGCCGTACACCGGGACGGTTACGGCATAAACAATGACCCTAATGATAACACCGGCTATAACTTCTTTGGCGCAGCAGGCAATGGTGCTGCAACCGACTACAATAACTCCAACAACTATGACGCGCTGTTTGGTCCCGGCTATGATAGTGTTGACCATCCGGGTGTACCCAGGGCGCAGCTCTGGATTGACGCACTGACAATGAATGCCGATCTGTTTAATCCAGCTGACGGACTGAGCCGGATTGCTGCTAAGACCATGGTGGGAAGCCTTGATATTACGCAAGGCAATCCTGCGGGCGGTAAAGCGGTTATTGGCGGGAATTATACCGGCAGTGCTGTTACTCCCAGCTATGAAGTACGGATTGACGGCCGTGATCCCGTTACCGGGGCTGTCACTCAAATAAGCTATCAGATTAAAGATACAGACGGAACAATATTGGGCAACGGTACTTTGAGTGCCGACCCCAATCAGGTGGCAGAACCCAAACAGTTCGTTCTGGGCGATGGCATTACCATCCGGATTAATTCTGACAGCGATAATGCTGTTGGTGATACATATACTTTCACCATCCCCAAAGAGCCACAGGGCAATGCCGCCGGCGATAATGCAATCAATTTAGGTAATCGCTTAAAAGTAGATGTTTCTTCCCTGCTGGGCGGTTCCTCGCTGGATACCTTTTACGGTTCGATGATCGGTGCTCTGGGCGTTCAAACGCAAAATGCCGAACGCCTTACCGAGAATCAGTTAACTCTGGTCAACCAGATCAATAACTGGCGCCAATCGGTATCCGGCGTTAACATGGATGAAGAAATAAGTGATATGATTCGCTTCCAAAAAGGCTATAATGCGGCCGCCAGGGTACTGACCACCATGGATGAAATGCTTGACAAACTTATTAACGGCACAGGCGTTGTCGGAAGGTAG